One genomic window of Chelonoidis abingdonii isolate Lonesome George chromosome 5, CheloAbing_2.0, whole genome shotgun sequence includes the following:
- the LOC116838076 gene encoding kyphoscoliosis peptidase-like codes for MKMDCDHGKSSKPQGVKVSKSVSTICSSSSDANCHESHPIQGPARRVQGKNHSEKLAPSPDIMSAASRKSQMSDFYNGNVARGCPSDASEELHQRVAKESQQNGETTLKETMATKRIANAPKDSPIKRTFLFGANKIDNGSKVTLKKSTIHKPPEKGCSPLAAYREGMAGLRGERQAWSSVTQRKKRRDLFPDSKVFSHIDAHVLRVSDQIKSKPDLPSVQTIVQLITDEARSKLETVRAIWMWLCHNIRYDVDGFLGLSQKIHTPEQVLQTGRGVCSGYAHLCQEMCREAGLSCVEVSGYGRGTGYQQGQKRQQKKSNHMWNAVQLEGQWYLLDACWGAGTVDAEKRLFIPRYDDFFFLPDPEDFIETHWPDEPEWQLVQPHVSLEDFEQRVFKTSEFFKLQLSLLSPNRSLLKTEHGEATVSLRSTHPAEFSYHLSKLCGDVSQEVLGTTHGMLTVSEKSMTLKVFPPTEGLFELMVFARPSDAQNPYSWVCSYQIKCLESHKKELPENPFHFWGLHPKGKDFGIEECSCGEDLIVVATGTLLLMLQTSRPLLATYQLVNKDLDTSLSTKCLASQAEEEKLSCHVLCPFLGYYRLSVFVKDLGGDLFKNAANFLICCSGPINQNELFPSGLSMHCGTGINTGCRGFSNPSHPAPIINTNQGKCNITFHTQADTEVSAILSKDKVTNTKYPMERYVLLTHLGNKVSICILLPESGLYKVGIFSRNQDHKDFAHVCDYVVRCSSEPRWLPFPRVYSTWRRGCILLQPRTGVLQERSWIRFRVKLPKAYRALVVGQSRTELQPTRSKIWEGEVYTGLAGTMLKLAVKFSQHSTSMDVILLFDVEGSSPSSEESSG; via the exons ATGAAGATGGACTGCGACCATGGCAAGTCATCCAAACCCCAGGGTGTCAAAGTGAGCAAATCAGTTTCCACCATTTGCTCTTCCTCGAGTGATGCCAACTGCCATGAAAGCCACCCCATCCAAGGCCCTGCGAGGCGAGTTCAGGGTAAGAACCACAGTGAAAAACTGGCCCCATCCCCAGATATCATGTCAGCTGCTTCTAGAAAGAGTCAAATGTCAGATTTCTATAATGGCAATGTGGCCCGGGGGTGCCCCTCTGATGCCTCAGAGGAGCTCCACCAAAGGGTTGCCAAGGAAAGTCAGCAGAATGGGGAGACCACTCTGAAGGAAACCATGGCAACAAAGAGAATAGCCAATGCCCCCAAGGATTCCCCCATCAAACGTACTTTCCTGTTTGGGGCAAACAAAATTGACAATGGCAGCAAGGTGACCCTGAAGAAATCTACCATCCATAAGCCGCCTGAGAAAGGTTGTTCTCCGCTAGCTGCTTACAGAGAAGGGATGGCTGGCctgagaggagagaggcaggcaTGGTCCAGCGTGAcccagagaaagaaaaggagagaccTTTTCCCAGACTCAAAGGTTTTCAGCCACATAGATGCTCATGTTCTGCGTGTGAGCGACCAG ATAAAATCAAAGCCAGATTTGCCATCAGTCCAGACCATTGTTCAGCTGATTACTGACGAGGCCCGAAGCAAGCTGGAGACGGTGCGAGCAATATGGATGTGGCTGTGTCACAATATTC GCTATGATGTGGATGGCTTCTTAGGGTTATCTCAGAAGATCCATACCCCAGAACAGGTCTTGCAGACTGGAAGAGGCGTATGCTCCGGTTATGCCCATTTATGCCAAGAAATGTGCAG GGAAGCAGGTTTGAGCTGCGTTGAAGTGTCGGGCTATGGGAGAGGTACTGGATACCAACAAGGGCAAAAACGCCAACAAAAGAAATCCAACCACATGTGGAACGCAGTTCAGCTGGAAGGGCAGTGGTACCTGCTGGATGCATGCTGGGGTGCAGGCACTGTGGATGCAGAGAAGAGATTGTTTATACCCAG GTACGATGACTTCTTCTTTCTACCCGACCCTGAGGATTTCATTGAGACCCACTGGCCTGATGAGCCAGAATGGCAGCTTGTGCAGCCGCATGTCTCGCTGGAAGACTTTGAACAGAGAGTTTTTAAAACGTCGGAGTTTTTCAAACTGcagctctcccttctctctccaaaCCGCTCCCTTCTCAAAACAG AACACGGGGAAGCAACGGTATCTCTGAGGAGTACACATCCAGCAGAATTTAGCTACCATCTCTCCAAGCTCTGTGGCGACGTTAGCCAAGAAGTGTTAGGCACGACTCACGGGATGCTGACGGTGTCTGAGAAGAGCATGACTCTCAAAGTTTTCCCCCCTACTGAGGGCTTGTTTGAGCTGATGGTCTTTGCACGCCCGTCAGATGCTCAGAACCCCTATAGCTGGGTGTGTTCCTATCAGATCAAGTGCCTGGAGTCCCATAAGAAAGAACTGCCTGAAAACCCCTTTCATTTCTGGGGCCTCCATCCGAAGGGGAAAGACTTTGGGATCGAGGAGTGCAGCTGCGGAGAAGACCTGATTGTTGTTGCAACAGGAACTCTGCTGTTGATGCTACAGACATCTAGACCCTTGCTGGCCACGTACCAGCTGGTGAATAAAGATCTAGACACCTCCCTGAGCACGAAGTGCCTGGCCTCTcaagcagaggaggagaagctgagTTGCCACGTGCTGTGTCCTTTTCTAGGTTACTACAGGCTCTCAGTGTTTGTGAAAGATTTAGGAGGTGACCTGTTCAAAAATGCAGCCAACTTCCTCATTTGTTGCTCTGGTCCCATCAACCAGAACGAGCTCTTCCCCTCTGGCCTCAGCATGCACTGTGGGACAGGGATCAACACCGGCTGTAGGGGCTTTTCTAACCCCAGCCACCCTGCCCCCATCATCAACACCAACCAGGGTAAGTGCAACATCACGTTCCACACCCAGGCGGACACCGAAGTGTCCGCCATCCTGAGTAAGGACAAGGTCACCAACACCAAGTACCCCATGGAGAGATATGTCCTGCTCACCCATCTGGGAAACAAGGTCAGCATCTGTATCCTGCTTCCTGAATCAGGCCTCTACAAAGTAGGGATCTTCAGCAGGAACCAGGACCACAAGGACTTTGCGCACGTCTGCGACTACGTTGTCCGCTGCTCTTCCGAACCACGGTGGCTTCCATTCCCCCGAGTGTACAGCACATGGAGGAGAGGCTGCATCTTGctacagcccaggacaggagtaCTCCAGGAACGAAGCTGGATCAGGTTCAGAGTCAAGCTGCCAAAAGCCTACAGAGCTCTCGTGGTCGGGCAATCCAGGACTGAACTGCAGCCAACTCGCAGCAAgatctgggagggagaggtgtaCACCGGGCTCGCTGGGACTATGCTCAAGCTGGCAGTGAAGTTCAGTCAGCATTCCACCAGCATGGATGTCATCCTGTTGTTCGACGTGGAAGGCAGCTCCCCCAGTTCAGAGGAGTCTTCAGGGTAA